ATTGCCGAAAGTTTTCCTCCACCGGAGCCATAACCATTTTCGGCGTTCCCGCTTCGGTATCCGCGCCTGCAATTGCTATCGATGCATGAAATTCAGCGACTTCCTGAGCCAGCAAATCAATGTGCTTCGCTCTTAAGTGATCTTGTGTAATGGCTTGACTGAGGAGTTTTTCCTGAGGAAACTGCACCATTCGAACCGCGTAATCGAAAATTTCCCCCTCGCCGTTAAGTTGAGGTGCTGCTTCAGTTCCCGTAATTGGAACTACATCCAGATAAAGTTCTGGTGCCAGCCTGCGATTCAGGCGTAGTTCTTCTTGACAATATTTTTCTCGAAGTGCCAATGTTGAAAAGTTAACAAACCCCAGATTGACATGCTTTTTGAGTTTGTATGCATAGTGTCCCGTCAATAACACCCAGGAAATGTGTGTCTCTAAAACCTGAAACTCGTCAACCGGGTGATCATAGAGCGATTTATTTTGTAATGATTCGATCAACATGGTGCATCTTCCCTGCGCATTCTGTTATGTATATTTTTTTACTGAGTTCATATCATAACAGAAAATCAGTAAAGATTAGAGTCATACCTCTAAAGCAGGAAACACCATTGGAAAATAATTAGCTGTATCTCAGATTCCCTACTGCGTCTTAAAATCAGTTTTTTTGTGCAATCAGAATATAGTAGGGAGCTTTCAGTAGAGGAAGGAAAGGAAGGCTCCCCAGATTTTCAATGAGCGAGATGACTTCAAAACGATCATGCAGGTAGGGAAGGTGATCAGGATTTAAAAACACATTATCACTGGAAAACCAAACTGGCCAGAAGTTTCGCTGAAACCACGAATGAGAAGCATGATTTGACTGTGGATATTTTCGCGAGACATAAAAATCGACAATTCCGAGTATTCCACCAGGTCGTAGCAAATCCCAAGCGTGATTCACGGCCTGAAACCAATCTGGAATCATTGTTAACGAGTAGGAAAACGTGATGAGATCGATCTGCGTTTCAGGGGACCTAAAGGTAGTAGCATCCGCACAAATGGCTTTGACGTTAGACCAGTTCTGAGTCATGATGCGTTTCGAGCAGACATCAAGTAGTGGCTGACACAAATCAACGAGATAAGCCCGCTGAAACTGACAGAGCTTTTGCCCCCACAATTCTGCATTCTCACCTGTTCCGGCCCCCATATCTACCCATATTCCATTATCAGGAACAGGCAGACTTTCGAATAATTCACAGCGACCATGCAATAAACGTTTACGAAATTGATCGTAACCTGAGGCTTGTCCCTGATAAAAAGAATTCAGACGTTCGGAATGGGTTTTCCCGTCAATTCTGGAAACCAGCAAATGCCATAGCGTTTTTAAATCATTGAATCGGGCACTCAGATTGCTCATTGATTTCTGCTTTTTAGTCTAAATCATCCGACAAACGTTATTATAGAACTGTGTTAAACCATTAAGTCAGCAATATAGAAGCTTCCATATGTATTCACGCGATCTCGTTCATGCAATTCAGAGGCGAGTTGCGTTTGATACTTGAGTGATTCGCCGACTTCCTGCTCTTGTCCTCCACGTCGTACTTTTAAAGGATCAATAAAATCAACAGTCATGCCGGCACTACGCCAGATAATTCGGGCTTTTTGTGCAGCGCGATCAAAGATCGCCTGCCATTCACTCTGTAACATTTTTGGCTGTGCACCGGCCATCCAGTCCATATGATCGAGCAATACGTAGCGAGAAATATTTCCTTGATACCGTCTCAAAAATCCTTCTACAGTATTCGTATTCACAGTCATGCGGTCAATTAAACCTGACTTGAGTCTTTGAAAATTTTCCGGCTTGAGATACTCTGGGCAACAGTCATGCTCATAGCTTCCTGTCAAATAAACACGCCAAAAGTAATTGTCCTGTAATGAACGATTTGTAAACACTGTTTCAATCCGATCAATAACAAACTGCGCGATCCCGCCAGCGTAAGATTGATCAATCTGATTCCGTTGCTGGCGGGGTACTCCCAGCATCGATAGTGTTAAATCCCGGCGCATCCACCATTTGATCATACGTGTCCACAGTAATTCGTTTAAATTCCGAGACTGGTATATGGAACTTTGCTCGGTTACATCCTGGGCTGCCAGTAAGCTATTAATATCATCACGAATTTTCGCAACCCGATCGATGTAACAGTTCACGAGCCAGGCAAATAATCCCGAGGAACCGCGGAAGTAAAAACTGGAACGTCTCCCTCCACAGGAAAAAAAACTTCCATGACGGTCCCAGTATTTCTGAGCCGTCAATGACAAATCAGAACGTAATTTTTGAGAATACAAGCTCTCCCAATATTGAGATTTCCCTCGACCAAACAAGTCAAAAAATGATTCGTAATCCAGGTTACGAATAGCTGATCGTTTCAACTCAAGCAGTGCGTTTTGTTTTGGGTTTACATCGACTGCGTGAACAGACCTGGGTTCATCCAACAAGTAATCCAGCGCGTTACACCCCGCGGATGTGATCACCAAAACTTCATCCTCGGTACTAAGATTCAAAGCTTTCCGATCAAGACGTGGATCTTCCCAACAGGTGTTGTAAACCAGATTACTTTGATGAACCAGCTGAAAACTCTTACGGCTAATCCCTTCAGAAATCATTTATTCTGTTCCTGCTAAAGTATTGAAAACAGGGTTGATTAACGACGAATCAACCTCAAAGGGTGTAATCTTTTCAGAAAACGGCTCAGCACACCTGGAACTTGCAGTTCATCAAACTCTCGCTGCAATCCCAGCTTCTTGACTGGTTGCTCCTGATTCATGGGCTGATGCGAAGAAGCCTTCTCCTGATCAAAAAATACAATCTCCATTTTGCCATCGCCATATTCAATCAACGCA
The Gimesia aquarii DNA segment above includes these coding regions:
- a CDS encoding class I SAM-dependent methyltransferase; translated protein: MSNLSARFNDLKTLWHLLVSRIDGKTHSERLNSFYQGQASGYDQFRKRLLHGRCELFESLPVPDNGIWVDMGAGTGENAELWGQKLCQFQRAYLVDLCQPLLDVCSKRIMTQNWSNVKAICADATTFRSPETQIDLITFSYSLTMIPDWFQAVNHAWDLLRPGGILGIVDFYVSRKYPQSNHASHSWFQRNFWPVWFSSDNVFLNPDHLPYLHDRFEVISLIENLGSLPFLPLLKAPYYILIAQKN
- a CDS encoding DUF3419 family protein, which translates into the protein MISEGISRKSFQLVHQSNLVYNTCWEDPRLDRKALNLSTEDEVLVITSAGCNALDYLLDEPRSVHAVDVNPKQNALLELKRSAIRNLDYESFFDLFGRGKSQYWESLYSQKLRSDLSLTAQKYWDRHGSFFSCGGRRSSFYFRGSSGLFAWLVNCYIDRVAKIRDDINSLLAAQDVTEQSSIYQSRNLNELLWTRMIKWWMRRDLTLSMLGVPRQQRNQIDQSYAGGIAQFVIDRIETVFTNRSLQDNYFWRVYLTGSYEHDCCPEYLKPENFQRLKSGLIDRMTVNTNTVEGFLRRYQGNISRYVLLDHMDWMAGAQPKMLQSEWQAIFDRAAQKARIIWRSAGMTVDFIDPLKVRRGGQEQEVGESLKYQTQLASELHERDRVNTYGSFYIADLMV